A segment of the Lolium perenne isolate Kyuss_39 chromosome 3, Kyuss_2.0, whole genome shotgun sequence genome:
CAGCTACTGTTAGTGGTATTTAAATTGGGGCGCCATCATTGCCGAGTTTTGTGCAATCTTTTGGCAGGAAAATTTTGATCGCCGAAAATAAATAAATAGGAGATAAATATTGAAAATACATGTACGCTGGTGTTGCCCACTCGTGCTCTAGTTATTTAATCGTGGCGCCATTATTATCAACTATGAAGACAACTTATTCAGTGATGGCCATCAAAAGTTCAGCCTGAGACAGCTTGTGTGTCAGTGTGCGTGTGCGTATACCAGTTTCCTCCCTATCAGTCAATATAGGACGACATGCCCCCACACCCGtctcccctctctcctccacgtaAACCCCTCCGCCTTTCCATCCAGGTCCCACGCGTTACCTAAAAGCGCCAAACGGCACACCCTTCCCTAGACCCTGTCCACTGTACACCGCTAACTCCACAGAACGGCcggacccacacgccagggtcaGAAGCTCGACCTCAGGGTCCACGTGAGCCGCGCGCACCACGCCGCTGCTCGAGTCCCGAGGCGCATCGCGCCCGCCACGCGCCCGCCGCCGGCCCATCGCCGCCGTCCACGTCCAGCCCCGCGAGATCCACGTCCGGATACGCCTCCCGCCCTCGCTGTCGCGCATCCGGGCCATCGCCGCCCCATCCGACggcaccgccgcctccgcccaccgtTTCCCCGCGGGTATTAAAGCCGCTGCGCGAGGCCACGTCCCGAGTTCCTTCTTTTTGTTGGGTTTCGTTCGTGTGGGGTGAGATGAGCAGCGAGACGGCGAGTCATGCGCGGGAGCAGCTCCTCGCCGGCGAGAGGAGGCTGGTGACGGTGGCCCGCACGGCAAGGCGGCGCCGGCTGGAGCTCCGCAGGCTCGGGCGCACGGTGTCTTCCGCGGCGGAGGACGAGGGAGCGAAGCGGGTGCGCCCGGCGCCGGACGGCGGCTCGGAGGAGGACACGACTGACTCGGTGAGGGTGGCGCCGGGGGATGGTATGGGTGTGGCGTGCGTGTCGCACGGCGCGGTGTCGGTGATCGGGCGCCGGCGGGAGATGGAGGACGCGGTGGCCGTCGCGCCGCCCTTCCTGGCCGagaaggcggcggcggaggggagcGGCGACGCTGAGAACGGGCAGGAGGGCTTCTTCGCGGTGTACGACGGGCACGGCGGGTCCCGCGTGGCGGAGGCGTGCAGGGAGCGGATGCACGTGGTGCTGGCGGAGGAGGTGCGGCGGCTCCGTCGCCGCGTGGGCAGCGAATGGCAGGGCGGGGCCTCGGACGACGACGGCGCGCGGTGGAAGGAGGCCATGGCGGCGTGCTTCGCGCGGGTGGACGGCGAGGTGGGCGCGGACGACGACGACACGGACGCCGCAAGCGAGCAGACGGTGGGCTCCACGGCCGTCGTCGCCGTGGTTGGCCCGCGCCGCATCGTGGTGGCCAACTGCGGCGACTCCCGCGCCGTGCTCTCCCGCGGCGGCGCGCCCGTGCCGCTCTCCTCCGACCACAAGGTAACAATATCGATCACCATCATGAAGTAAAGATTTAACCTTAAACCATGGCGTACGTAGATCCGCGGTAATCTAGATTTGGGAGCGGGCCGGTTGCGAGTTAGGGACGCCGGAAACACAAACACGTCGCCGTCATGGCGCCATGTTTTTCCACGAGATCTTTTCCGGCCCGGGGGGCAGGTGTCGCGCGCGCGCCCGCGGGCTCCATCGTCCTGCCCCTCGCGCCGCACCAACCTCTGCTTTTCTGGCTGCGTGGCCGTGTCGAAACAGGGACGTTTCGTGTGTTCCATTCCATTCCTTGCGAGATCTGGTCGAGCTGGGTGCGAGAGGCCACGTCACCTTGTCACGTTGTGCCCGCCAGTCCGACGGAACCTTCCGACCTCCCTGCCTGGGTCGTTAAGGAAAAGAATTCTGCTAGGCTGTGGGCGCTAATGGCGCCGAGAACCGGCGGGCGCGACACGTAGATGGCGTGCGTGCCCATGGTTGCCAAATGTGCATCCGTGGAATTTGGCAGGCGCGAAGTTGGTTTGGCACCAAACGGGCTTCATGCTCTGGCCCGTACCTCTGTCTGTGGTTGGGGTTGTGCCGTGCGCCTCAACAAATGTGTGAGGCACCAGGCACGGCTGCTTTTCTTGCCCTGGAAATGTCATCAACCTATTATCTACAGATGATGCTGGCTTTCTCTGGAAATGTCATCAACCTATTATCTACAGATGATGATGGCTTTCTTGTGCAGTGAGAATTTAGTTCAGCTCACCCACATCGGTTTAACAAAATTTGGGACAAGTTAGCTAGCTTATAAGTACACTACCCCTGAGAATTCCTATACTCAACGGTTGCTTATGGTCGAGAAAAGATGTACTTATATATGTTTCTGCGTCTTGTGCTTGCTTGCACTTGCACTTATGCCTGACTCTGTAGCTAAGGTGTAAAGTGGTATCTCACAAAACCTCACATCTAGCTCAGTTTGTGTTTTCTACTTCAAAATTTGAGGTCAAATTTTGTGCTCCCTCTGGCTCAAATCAATCGGTGCACCCGTATACAGTATACTATGTCCAGTACAAGTGTAATCCCGAGCCGCGTCAATTAGTTTGGGCCGAAGGGAGTAGTAGAAATCACAAAAAAAGAACGACGTGTGGGACTTTGATGCGATCCGGCTCGCATCTCTATTCGCAGCGTTTACAGAGTTATGACCAAGTCAGAGTCCTTGGCCATCAAGGGTAATGATATGAACTCTGCAATGAGACCATGTGTCTAAACCCCGTGTCAGATCTCAAAGATCTGTTGCCAACACACACACTGCGGGCTAAAGACTAACATTCTATGCCATTTCTTTCTAAGTTTGTCTAGTAATGCTATACGGGCATTGATTGTGGGGTTAAACATCCCAGTGCGCCATGCAGGGACGGCGACAGGGGTATTCTTGTGTATGCAGCTGAATACCGaagattttgacaaaaccttagaatttcctcataaatcagggaaaaatttggcaaatacatgaggattttggcaaaatgaatacacaggttgaaaatgaatacccagcaCTTCATCTCTGGCGCCGCAACTGGCGCCATGTACCATTTTCTGCAACATATGTGAAAGTTCAGTACA
Coding sequences within it:
- the LOC127343168 gene encoding probable protein phosphatase 2C 8; this encodes MSSETASHAREQLLAGERRLVTVARTARRRRLELRRLGRTVSSAAEDEGAKRVRPAPDGGSEEDTTDSVRVAPGDGMGVACVSHGAVSVIGRRREMEDAVAVAPPFLAEKAAAEGSGDAENGQEGFFAVYDGHGGSRVAEACRERMHVVLAEEVRRLRRRVGSEWQGGASDDDGARWKEAMAACFARVDGEVGADDDDTDAASEQTVGSTAVVAVVGPRRIVVANCGDSRAVLSRGGAPVPLSSDHKPDRPDELERVEAAGGRVINWNGYRILGVLATSRSIGDYYLKPYVIAEPEVTIMDRTDKDEFLILASDGLWDVMSNDIACKIARNCLSGRAASKYPESVSGSTAADAAALLVELAISRGSKDNISVVVVELRRLKSRMGAVIKENRR